The region CCATGCGTTGAGGTGGATGCGCATCGGTTCGCGGGGGAAGGTCTTGCCGCCGCTACTGAAGACGGGCCGGCCGTCGACCGAGTATGTGACCGTGCCGTCGACCGCGGTGATCATCAGGGTGTGCCACCCGGTGAGGCTTCGATTCAGGGCGCGCGTGGTGCGGTCCCCCTGGGCAGCGCTACGCCAACTGGTGGTGTCGAGCTTGGGCCCGGGTGCGCCCCAACCGCCGTTGGGCTGGTACTCGAAGTCGAGTTCGTTGTAGCGCTGTGAGGTCGCCTCGGGCGAGATCGTGCAGAAGGATTCGACGACGTGGTCGCCGTCGCGACCGTCGACCGGTTTGTCGGTGAAGTTGATCCGTGCGGCGATGGTGCCGGTGAGGAAGGTGTTGTCGATGCCGATCAGCTCGGCCTGCCGGGTGCCTTGCCGGGTGCCGTCGGTGGTGACCTGCAGCTGAAGTACCTGCCCGCCGTTGGCCTTTTGATTCGCGGGGAAGCTGATGGCATCCGCTGACCAGGTGCCGGCGATCCCGGGCCCGCCGCCGTCGGTGCGGACCTGCCATCCGTTGGCGGTCACCGCCGGATCGGCGACGTCGGTGTAGCGGAAGTTGTCGAAGAGTGTTCCGGCCGGCAGTGTCGCGGCCGACGCGTTCGAGGGTCGAGGGGAAGCCTCCGGTGGAGCGCCATCGGGTTCGTCCCCCCAGAAGAGGACGCCGTCGACATAGCCGGTCACGCGCGCCGAAGGCGCGTAGTGGGTGAGCGCCGGGTCGAACGAGCGATCGTCGGCCTGGTCCAGGGCCTTGTGGTCGAGTCGGTACAGCTGTAGCCCGATGCCCTGGCTGCTCTGCCCCGGTGCCAGCGTGCCGGCAGCGGAGGTGAAGCCGACCCGCAGGTAGTGGGTGGCCGTGGGAGCCGGCTGCGGCATCGCGGTGACGACCTGGGTGACGGTCGAGCAGCGGAGGGCCGTCTGCACGCAGTTGGCCGCGTAGTCGGCATCGCCGTGCTCGCTGAAGTAGTACCGGAGCGTCACCTGGTGCAGTGCCACCGGTTGGCGGGATGTGTTGATCACCTCCAGCCACGGCTGCGCGACCGCAGCGGTGGCCGGGGTGTCCGTCCGATACCGGACGGTCAGCAGCGCACTCCCGTCATCAGGCCGGGCGTTGTGCGTCGTCCGCCAGACGCCGTACGACAACAGCCCGGCGCCGAGGACGACCACGACCATGAGCAGGCTGAGCCAACGGCGGGAGGAACGGGAACGCGACCGACCCATGCGTGCTCCTTGACGACTCGACGCCCGCTTGCCGGGAAGTGCTGGCAGCGGGCGTCTAGACAAACGCGGGTCATCCTACCGACGCGGGCCCGCGTCGTGGGTCCGGCATGACACG is a window of Micromonospora sp. WMMD961 DNA encoding:
- a CDS encoding cellulose binding domain-containing protein, encoding MGRSRSRSSRRWLSLLMVVVVLGAGLLSYGVWRTTHNARPDDGSALLTVRYRTDTPATAAVAQPWLEVINTSRQPVALHQVTLRYYFSEHGDADYAANCVQTALRCSTVTQVVTAMPQPAPTATHYLRVGFTSAAGTLAPGQSSQGIGLQLYRLDHKALDQADDRSFDPALTHYAPSARVTGYVDGVLFWGDEPDGAPPEASPRPSNASAATLPAGTLFDNFRYTDVADPAVTANGWQVRTDGGGPGIAGTWSADAISFPANQKANGGQVLQLQVTTDGTRQGTRQAELIGIDNTFLTGTIAARINFTDKPVDGRDGDHVVESFCTISPEATSQRYNELDFEYQPNGGWGAPGPKLDTTSWRSAAQGDRTTRALNRSLTGWHTLMITAVDGTVTYSVDGRPVFSSGGKTFPREPMRIHLNAWLIDLPFAGQRTWNMQVNWIYSVAGKAVGVAEVNRAVDSFYKNGINYINTTADQ